One region of Coriobacteriia bacterium genomic DNA includes:
- a CDS encoding DUF190 domain-containing protein: protein MRSELFGRALRLSAYVGESDTYDDRPLYVALVEQARAAGCAGATVLRGITGFGATSRLHARYDLRMSADLPLVVTVIDVESRIVALAEVFGAMVSDGLITLEEVEVVMYRGGVTGGPEGEG from the coding sequence GTGAGGAGCGAACTCTTCGGCCGGGCGCTGAGGCTCTCGGCCTACGTGGGGGAATCGGACACCTACGACGACAGGCCGCTCTACGTGGCGCTCGTGGAGCAGGCGCGGGCGGCGGGGTGCGCGGGCGCCACGGTTCTGCGCGGCATCACCGGCTTCGGCGCCACGAGCCGGCTGCACGCTCGGTACGACCTGCGCATGTCCGCCGACCTGCCGCTCGTGGTCACCGTGATCGACGTGGAGAGCCGCATCGTGGCGCTCGCCGAGGTCTTCGGCGCGATGGTCTCCGACGGGCTCATCACGCTGGAGGAGGTCGAGGTCGTGATGTACCGCGGGGGCGTGACCGGAGGGCCCGAGGGGGAGGGCTGA